DNA sequence from the Streptomyces sp. NBC_01497 genome:
ACGAGACGGGCAGTGTGGGCGGCCCGGAGAGCGGCGCGGGGCCGGGCGGCGGCGCGGGCTTCGGCGGCGGCGGCACGGTGGGTATCGGCCGGATGTTCGGCGACGCCCTCGGCGCCCAGGTGTCCTGGCTCCTGCCCGCCGCGCTGCTGCTGCTCGTCGCGGCTCTGGTGCTGACGCGGCGCGCGGCGCGCACCGACACGGTCCGCGCGGCGTTCCTCGTGTGGGGCGGCGCGCTGCTGGCGACCATGACGGTCTTCAGCTTCATGGCGGGGATCTTCCATCAGTACTACACGGTGGCTCTGGCCCCCTACCTGGCGGCGCTGGTGGGCATGGGCGCCTCGCTGCTGTGGCGTGAGCGTGAACGGCCGTTCGCGGCCGGGGCGCTGTGCGTGACGGTGCTCGCGACAGCGTCGTGGTCCTTTGTGCTGCTCGGCCGCACCCCGGACTATCTTCCCTGGCTGCGCTGGGTGATCCTCGCGGCCGGCGTCGTCGCGGGTGCGGCGAGCCCGGTGTCGCGCCGCATGCGCGGCGGCGCGGCGGTGGCGGCGCTCGCGGTGGCCGCGTCACTGGCAGGCCCGTTCGCGTACACGATGACGACGGTGGCGACCCCGCACACGGGCTCGATCATCGCGGCGGGTCCGGCGTCCGCCGGCGGCGGCCCGGGCGGCGGTGGAGGCGGACGGATGCCGGGCGGCTCCGGCTCCCCGGGCGGGGCGCCGGGAGGCACCGGCGCCCAGGGCGGTGCCCCGGGCGGCGGCTTCCCGCCGGGGGCCGGGCCGGGCGGTGGGCAGAACCCGCCCCAGAACACTCCCGGGACCGGTACGGCTCCCACCGGCGGGCAGCAGGGCACACCCCCCAGCGGTGCCGCCCTCCCGGACTCCGGCGGGAGGACCGGCTTCGGCCGGGGCGAGGCGGGAGGCGGCGCGATAGGCGGCCTGCTGCAGGCGCAGAAGGTCAGCTCCGCCGTCGAGGCCGCCCTGGAGAAGAACGCCTCGCGCTTCACCTGGGTCGCGGCGGCCGTCGGCTCGCAGAACGCCGCCGGCTACCAACTCGCCACCGAGCAGCCGGTGATGCCCATCGGCGGCTTCAACGGCAGCGACCCCTCCCCCACCCTGTCCCGGTTCGAGCAGTACGTGGCGGCGGGCCGCATCCACTACCTCCTGGCCTCCGGCCAGGGTGGCGGCCCCGGCGGCGGCTCCAGCAGTGCGATCACCACCTGGGTGGAGAAGGACTACACCAAGGTGACCGTGGACGGCACGACGCTGTACGACCTGACAAAGCCGCTGAGCGGCTGACCGGGCCGCCGTGCCGCGGTGGGGACGAGTGACGGTCCGGCGCCCGTGAGGGGCGTCGCGCCGGAGCACCCGCTCCCACCGCGCCGGCGAGCCCTCAGCCCACCGGGAGCGTCAGCAGCACCGCCGCGGTCCCACGGGCGGCCAGCGGCACACGCAGTGAGCCGTCGGGCCCGGGGAGCAGTTCCTCCCCGGGCCCGGCGAGGTAGGTCGCCGTGCGCGCGGTCGAGAACGGCACGTGGACGTGGAGCGCGACGTCGGCCGGTGCGTCGGCGAAGGACTGCAGCCGGACCAGTGCCGTGCCCGGCCGGGGTGTGGTCAGACCCACCACGCGCACACCGGGGTGGTCGAGCGTCAGCCACGAGGTGACGGCCGCGCCCGTCCCCTCGTCCGCCGCCCCGCCCGTGGCCCGGACGGCCAGCAGCGGGTGGCCGTTGGCCGCCGCGCGCATGCCGAGGGCCGCGTCGGACGCGGGTGTGCCCTCGTCGGGTTCCGGGACGGCGATGCTGTAGCGGAACTCCTGCTCGAACGCCTGCGAGCTCGGGAAGTTGGTGTCCCAGATGTTGTTGTGCACCCACGAGTAGAGGGTGCCGGGCTCGGTGCGGCTCAGCGACGACGGGTACGGCACGTAGGGCACGGCCAGTGTGCCGCGCTGTACGAGGGGTGCGTCGTGCGTGGCCCAGCCGACGCGGGTCCCGCCCTCGGCCAGCGTCGCCCAGCGGCGCATGGCCCGCATGTGGGGCGCGCCGCCGGGCACGGTGGGCAGCCCGGTACCGACGACGCCGCCGGTCGCCTCCATACGCACCAGCGGGTCGCCGAGCGCGAACGGGAAGGCGAAGAAGGCGCTCTCCTTCGTCAGCGTCGCCGGCTTCGTCAACCGGTTGGTGATGTCGAGGCGGGGCACACCGTGCGGCAGCGTCAGCGTCACGCGCAGCCGGTCGGCGCCGTCGGGCACGCACTCGTAGACCAGGGTCTCCGCCACCGGTGACGAGGTGCGCGACAGCAGGACCGCCGCGGGTGCGACGGCGCGGCTCGCGAGCAGGTGCATGGAGTCGTTCGCGACGGTCTTGCTGGACTGGTGGTTGAAGCCGCCGGCCGTCGCGTACCGGTCGTAGACGTAGGCGTTGAAGCCGAACACCGCGTCCTGGGAGACCAGTTCGGTGCCGGTGGCGCGATCCGTGACGGAGGCGACACGGGCGCTCCTCGGGTCGACCCGGACGGTCAGGTACTCGTTCTCCAGCACGGTCGACTCGCGGTCCAGCACGTCGAGTTCGCGCGCGCCGTACCCGTCGGTGCCGGGCGGCAGGGGTGCCGCGGCCGGCCGTATGTCCAGGCGCACGGTGCCCAGCGGGGGCACCTGGGCGACCGTCACGTGCAGGAAGCGGCCCGCCGCCCGGTGGCGGACGTTGACCTGGGCCTCACCGGTGAGCGGCAGCGGCTTCCCGGTGCGGCCGTCGGTGACCTCCACCGGCAGGTGCACCGCCGCGGCGCTCTCGGGGAGGAAGAACCGCACGACGTCGGTGCGTTCGCTGCTGCGCGTGTTGACGACGTGGAAGCTCGCCAGGGCACCGGGCGGTCCTGCGGGGAGTACGGCACCCAGCCGGTGGCCTGCCTGCTCCAGCAGGGTGAGCGCGCCATCCTTGGCGCCGGCGGCCTGCCCGTACTTCCAGTGCCACTGCTGTTCCCCGGAGCCGTGGCCCTGACAGCCGTACGTCCAGGGGTCGCCGGCGCCCCAGGTGTGCTCGTTGAAGAGGGACACCGTCCGGTAGACGCCGGCCACCGGACCGGGCGCGAGTCCTGGCATGGCCTCGTCCGCAGCCGCGCCGGACGCCGGGGCCGCGTCGGACGCCGCAGCCGCGCCGGACCCCGGGGCCGCTCCCGTGGCGGGTTCCGTGGCACGGGTGGCGGGGACGGCGGGTGCGGCGGCGGTCGTCGCGAGGGTGTCCAGCGTCTGCGCGTCGGTGATCGCGGCCTGCGCGGCGCGGTTCATCGCCATCGGGGCGGCCCCGGCGCCCACCCCGTCGGCCCACCAGTCGTTCCAGTCGCCCTCGTGCGTCTCCAGCCCGTCGCCGAGGCGCTGTTCGGCGTCGGCGAAGAAGTCCTCGTGCCGGGAGAGCCGCAGCCTCGGGTACGCCCAGGTCTCGTTCCAGTCGCGCACGGTGGCGGCCGCGACGAGGCGCGGCGGGCCGTTGTCGGCGAACGTGCCGAGGACCCGCAGATGCAGCACGTCCCACGGGTACGGATCCCGCCGGAACGGCTCGTCCAGGATGGGGAATCCCGGAATGCCCTTGCCGTCGTGCGGGTACGGGCGGGTCGCGAGTGAGGTGAGGTAGGCGGGCAGCAGGTCGTCCACGCGCGGGTACGACTCGTCGAACCCGATGATCGAGCCCTCCATGTAGGCGAGCCCGTGCGGGGTGTCGGTGCGCCACACCAGCACCGTGCGGCCGTCAGCGGTGCGCCACCGGAACAGCCGGGGCAGCGCGGCGCCGCCCACGAGGTGCGGCACGGCGCGGCCCGCCCAGTTGTGCGCGACGGACAGGCGTCGCACCCCGTGGTCGGCGAGCGCGTCGGGAAAGCCCACGACCTGGCCCGGCACGTCGGTCTGCATGGCGGTGCCGATGGTCAGGCCGTACCGCTCCCGGACGGTTGCGACGCCGCGCAGCGCCTC
Encoded proteins:
- a CDS encoding glycosyltransferase family 39 protein; protein product: MTTTSQTAAAARTGHARPAGPGSVPARLWRGRAADAPWVRPALLALLLLTAVLELWNLSASGYANSFYSAAAQAGSTSWKAFLFGSSDAGNSITVDKPPAALWPMDLSVRLFGLGSWQILVPQALMGTATVAVLYAAVRRRFDALAGLLAGAALALTPVASMMFRFNNPDALLALLMTATVYCVLRALEDARTRWLVGAGALLGLAFLTKTLQAFLIVPPLAVVYAVCAPARPRRRIGGLLAAGLAALVAGGWWVALVQLWPATSRPYVGGSQDNSFLELTFGYNGFGRITGDETGSVGGPESGAGPGGGAGFGGGGTVGIGRMFGDALGAQVSWLLPAALLLLVAALVLTRRAARTDTVRAAFLVWGGALLATMTVFSFMAGIFHQYYTVALAPYLAALVGMGASLLWRERERPFAAGALCVTVLATASWSFVLLGRTPDYLPWLRWVILAAGVVAGAASPVSRRMRGGAAVAALAVAASLAGPFAYTMTTVATPHTGSIIAAGPASAGGGPGGGGGGRMPGGSGSPGGAPGGTGAQGGAPGGGFPPGAGPGGGQNPPQNTPGTGTAPTGGQQGTPPSGAALPDSGGRTGFGRGEAGGGAIGGLLQAQKVSSAVEAALEKNASRFTWVAAAVGSQNAAGYQLATEQPVMPIGGFNGSDPSPTLSRFEQYVAAGRIHYLLASGQGGGPGGGSSSAITTWVEKDYTKVTVDGTTLYDLTKPLSG
- a CDS encoding alpha-mannosidase — encoded protein: MDSDLTRPSWWDSNLARDLLRENAVAHTHRLGATTVRFSQEPLLRRRGDGLLQSLRVDTEPAVPQALAGAVVRTRGGAVLDCETAPGPEGSARLLVPEVPAATELTVELPVLAPGATVALTLTPQRHWTVHLVQHAHLDLGYTDPQGVVLAEARAALDTCLELMRATDDWPEEARYRWSVEGLSTFEDWAAHRPPHQVAEFVRRVREGRAELTAMPFNLHSETCSVDELHEALRGVATVRERYGLTIGTAMQTDVPGQVVGFPDALADHGVRRLSVAHNWAGRAVPHLVGGAALPRLFRWRTADGRTVLVWRTDTPHGLAYMEGSIIGFDESYPRVDDLLPAYLTSLATRPYPHDGKGIPGFPILDEPFRRDPYPWDVLHLRVLGTFADNGPPRLVAAATVRDWNETWAYPRLRLSRHEDFFADAEQRLGDGLETHEGDWNDWWADGVGAGAAPMAMNRAAQAAITDAQTLDTLATTAAAPAVPATRATEPATGAAPGSGAAAASDAAPASGAAADEAMPGLAPGPVAGVYRTVSLFNEHTWGAGDPWTYGCQGHGSGEQQWHWKYGQAAGAKDGALTLLEQAGHRLGAVLPAGPPGALASFHVVNTRSSERTDVVRFFLPESAAAVHLPVEVTDGRTGKPLPLTGEAQVNVRHRAAGRFLHVTVAQVPPLGTVRLDIRPAAAPLPPGTDGYGARELDVLDRESTVLENEYLTVRVDPRSARVASVTDRATGTELVSQDAVFGFNAYVYDRYATAGGFNHQSSKTVANDSMHLLASRAVAPAAVLLSRTSSPVAETLVYECVPDGADRLRVTLTLPHGVPRLDITNRLTKPATLTKESAFFAFPFALGDPLVRMEATGGVVGTGLPTVPGGAPHMRAMRRWATLAEGGTRVGWATHDAPLVQRGTLAVPYVPYPSSLSRTEPGTLYSWVHNNIWDTNFPSSQAFEQEFRYSIAVPEPDEGTPASDAALGMRAAANGHPLLAVRATGGAADEGTGAAVTSWLTLDHPGVRVVGLTTPRPGTALVRLQSFADAPADVALHVHVPFSTARTATYLAGPGEELLPGPDGSLRVPLAARGTAAVLLTLPVG